A single region of the Epinephelus moara isolate mb chromosome 16, YSFRI_EMoa_1.0, whole genome shotgun sequence genome encodes:
- the LOC126402359 gene encoding P2Y purinoceptor 1-like has product MNKSSCPRISFDFTGRFLPPVYIIVFIIGLVANGWGLKSLLHNWKKLKIINVFVLNLGLADILYLLTVPFLVVYYFMKSKWIFGDTFCKITRFCFNLNLYGSIGFLTCISVYRYLAVVHPLRVIGRLTLTHSVGISAMVWVLVSAQSLPDVFYSKTYGNNTEKCFDTTDNTYVESYLKYSLGWTFSGFCIPFLITLGCYGHVIVVLCRTNATETVQKQRSLKLLCILILLFSVCYIPHHFFKNLNLWSRVLYKQKKCREWSNGVYIAHQISRGLACLNSALNPLVYLHGNEDIPAQLRQLLQQARPRFSHSAPSNSSSVPMAQIADGGLTQDKHV; this is encoded by the exons ATGAACAAATCCTCTTGTCCTCGTATCAGCTTTGACTTTACAGGCAGATTTCTGCCTCCTGTTTACATCATAGTCTTCATCATTGGTCTGGTAGCTAACGGATGGGGACTGAAGTCTTTGCTGCACAACTGGAAGAAGCTAAAAATCATCAATGTTTTTGTTCTCAACCTTGGACTTGCTGATATTTTGTACCTGCTCACAGTCCCATTTTTGGTGGTGTACTACTTTATGAAGAGTAAATGGATCTTTGGAGACACATTCTGCAAGATCACAAGATTCTGCTTCAACCTGAATCTCTATGGCAGCATCGGGTTCCTCACTTGTATAAGTGTGTACAG GTATCTGGCTGTTGTCCATCCACTGAGAGTGATTGGAAGATTAACTCTGACTCATTCTGTGGGGATCTCAGCGATGGTTTGGGTCTTGGTGAGCGCTCAAAGTCTCCCGGATGTGTTCTACAGCAAAACATATGGAAACAACACTGAGAAATGTTTCGATACAACAGATAACACCTATGTTGAGAGTTATCTGAAATACAGCCTTGGATGGACATTCAGCGGGTTTTGTATCCCATTCCTCATCACACTGGGCTGCTATGGACATGTGATTGTTGTTCTCTGCCGCACAAATGCCACTGAAACGGTACAGAAACAGAGAAGTCTGAAGTTGTTGTGCATCTTGattcttctcttctctgtttGTTACATCCCCCATCATTTTTTCAAGAACCTCAACCTCTGGTCAAGAGTTCTGTACAAACAGAAGAAATGTCGTGAATGGTCCAATGGAGTCTACATCGCTCATCAGATAAGTCGTGGCCTTGCATGTCTGAACAGTGCTCTCAACCCTCTGGTTTACCTCCATGGTAATGAAGATATTCCTGCTCAGCTCAGACAGCTGCTCCAACAAGCGCGTCCGAGGTTCAGCCATTCAGCTCCATCAAACTCCAGCAGTGTGCCCATGGCACAAATTGCAGATGGAGGTTTAACACAAGACAAACATGTTTAA
- the LOC126403221 gene encoding P2Y purinoceptor 1-like, with translation MNKTTCPRVSFDFTGRFLPPVYIIVFIVGLVANGWGLKSLLQKWKKLGNINVFVLNLGLADILYLLTVPFLVVYYFMKSKWIFGDTFCKITRFCFNLNLYGSIGFLTCISVYRYLAIVHPMRVMGRITVTHSVIISVMVWLLVSVQSLPDMFYIKRYSKPYGNNTEKCFDTTDNIYVESYLKYTLGWTFTGFCIPFLITLGCYGHVIVVLCCTNTTDKVLKQRCLKLLCILILLFSVCYIPYHVFKNLNLWSRVLYNQKICAEWSNGVYIARQISRGLVCLNSALNPLVYLHGNENIPAQLRQMLQQACPMFRHPSPTNSGNAPVAQITEDVNTRQTC, from the coding sequence atgaataaaacaacttgtCCTCGTGTCAGCTTTGACTTTACAGGCAGATTTCTGCCTCCTGTTTACATCATAGTCTTCATCGTTGGTCTGGTAGCTAACGGATGGGGACTGAAGTCTTTGCTACAGAAATGGAAGAAACTGGGTAACATCAATGTTTTTGTTCTCAACCTTGGACTTGCTGATATTTTGTACCTGCTCACAGTCCCATTTTTGGTGGTGTACTACTTTATGAAGAGTAAATGGATCTTTGGAGACACATTCTGCAAGATCACAAGATTCTGCTTCAACCTGAATCTATATGGCAGCATCGGGTTCCTCACTTGTATAAGTGTGTACAGGTACCTGGCCATTGTCCATCCAATGAGAGTGATGGGAAGAATAACTGTCACCCACTCTGTGATCATCTCAGTCATGGTTTGGCTGTTGGTGAGTGTTCAAAGCCTTCCAGACATGTTCTACATCAAAAGATACAGCAAGCCATATGGAAACAACACTGAGAAATGTTTCGATACAACGGATAACATCTATGTTGAGAGTTACCTGAAATATACCCTTGGATGGACATTCACTGGGTTTTGTATCCCATTCCTCATCACCCTGGGCTGCTATGGACATGTGATTGTTGTTCTCTGCTGCACAAATACCACTGACAAGGTACTGAAACAGAGATGCTTGAAGTTGTTGTGCATCTTGattcttctcttctctgtttGTTACATCCCTTATCATGTTTTCAAGAACCTCAACCTCTGGTCAAGAGTTCTGTACAACCAGAAGATATGTGCTGAATGGTCCAATGGAGTCTACATTGCTCGTCAGATAAGCCGCGGCCTTGTGTGTCTGAACAGTGCTCTCAACCCTCTGGTTTACCTCCATGGTAATGAGAATATTCCTGCTCAGCTCAGACAGATGCTCCAACAAGCTTGTCCGATGTTCAGACATCCATCTCCAACAAACTCTGGTAATGCACCCGTTGCACAAATCACAGAGGACGTTAACACAAGACAAACATGTTGA